The region atttcttcCAATTCCCCATAATACTATGTTACCTTAGCCAACTCTATTAGTTTCTTTACTCGAACCCAACAACTTTTAAAAGTTTCTCAAATGGACTTCAAAATCCACCTCACACTTATATTTCATTGTTTTATAATAACATGTAACTCTCACCAtgcattaaaataattatactTTTAAAGAGAAACTACTTTAGTAGAGTTGCTGCAGAAAGCAACTTTGCTTGCCAGCATGGAGCAATTCATTTTTGCGACGATGAGAGAAACTTATGGTAAAATTTCATGTCAGTGAGCTATTCTTCTTGGTGAACCAATGCAGATGCTCTGAGAGACCCAATGCGTTTATGACTATTTTAGCCTAAAGCTTGCCTAATTTTTGTTATTAAGGATACTTAGATTCAAGGCATTAGATTTAGAGCAGCCAAGTGACACTTAAGCATATATAGaggcagtgacggatccagaaattttatgCAGTGAGGGcattatatacatataaattcgtaataaaaaaaattaacatatgcTATTAGAAGTGAGGACATATTTTACCAAAATAGACACACGTGaaaacattttttaccaaaggggCAACTAAAAATCACATATTTTTACTACTGAAGTGAGAGCATTTAACAATGTGAGatacaagtgagggcatttagcaatgtAAAACATAAGTGTGGgcaatttttataaaaaaaattacaaaaaaccgcatacttttactactcaattttttttctaatgcattttttcatattcaagtgagggcacttgccctcatacTTGTCTACATAGGTCGGTCACTGTATAGAGGACAAGTTACACATCAACAATACAGAAGAGAAATACCATAATGCTCAAAACAAAACATTACAATGCATAACATGCATGCTTTCTAATTCACACCTTTACAAAACACCAAAACAAATGTGAACAAATAAATGTGTTTTaaatttgttatttattttttaatttgttttaaattCATGCCAGCCTACCTAGCCTAGCTAGCGTTCCAAATCATCACTCTCTGGAGCTCCGGGTTCCGACGAGGACCCGCTCTATATAATTTTCAAATATGAGAAccttttacaataatttttccggggAAGGACActgacacaaagacagggactaatatgatgttTAACCCTATATTtcttttttataggcaaatgttagttgttagaaatgtaaGTAAATTAATCCTCCATCCGGGTTCaaacccgggacccttcacccttcattcaaccccacccttatgtctctagctcttaccacttgagatATCCTTCGAGGACATGCTTAACCCTATATAATATTAAGACTTCATAACCAATTATGTGTGTAAGAatataatatgtgtgtgcggATATGAAGTCAGTTGAGTACTATAATACCCGCACCCATGCCACTACTTTCTGCGAGTATTTAGGATTAGGGTTAGGGGTCCATACCCATCGAGTAGATTTTTACGTGCGCATTATGTGTATTTTTTGTGGGTGCCTAAAGACCTATTGCCATCGTTAGACTAAGCAGTGAGGGTTTTGTCGTGAAGAGACGAGGAAACGCGCGTTTTATTAGCATATAAAACCGGAGCCAACTCCAAACCCTAATTTCCTTCAATATCACCGCCGTCGATTGTGTCGTGCTCTCTCTTCCCTCTCCGTCTGGTTCAAGGTAAACAATCTTCTCTCTCCGATCTCCGCTCTGAGCAAAACGCAGCATGTTCATCACATTTTGAAGAATCTGAATCCACCATGAATTTTCAATTGTTCATTACTTTCTAGATCTCATATTTGCGTTCCATTTTTGTTCGTGTGAGTGGTTTCAGGGATTCGTAGTAGAATCTGCAGAGTGAAAATGAGTCGAGGAGGTGTAGCTGGTGCtaaggggaagaagaagagcgTGTCGTTCACCATCGACTGTGCCAAGCCGGTGGAGGACAAGATCATGGACATTGCTTCACTCGAGAAGTTCCTTCAGGAGAGGATTAAGGTTGGTGGTAAGGCTGGTGCTCTCGGCGATGCTGTTACGGTTACTCGTGAGAAATCTAAGATCACTGTTACTTCTGATAGCAACTTCTCCAAAAGGTAGAGTTGTATTGATTGTGTCTTGAGTAATTTCTTAGATAGGTGTGGAATCGTTTGCTTTTGACTACTTTTGAGGTTGAATTTTTCTTAGCTAATTTTGCATTTTAGTGGGTAGCATTCACTATCAAAATGTGGGTATGCTTTCAtttttgcttctgatttgacATTTTGGTATGCATATTTTTTGTGTCCAGTTTTGAGTAGTCTCCTGCTTAGTTGTTGGAATTTCATAATTCACAATCCAAATTGAAAGATTTGATACAATTCAGCAAGTAACTATTTGAATCAGTGATAAATGGCAGATGGTTTTGAACTTTGAAGCATGCAATAGTTGCATAAATCATAAATAGGTGCAATTCGGTACATGAATCACATCACAGTATCACACAATCGAgtgttttatttttcctttcaccAATTCACATGAAAGTAATCGAAAATCAAAATTTATCTAAATTGTTGAATGGAAACATTACAAAACTCTGTTGCTATATGTATGGCGAATTGTTAGCATGAATGCCTATAAGGAATATGACTCATACCTCTCCTTAGCAGTCGTGCACTTCATACCTGTTATTCGAACACATACCCTATTTGATGATTGGATTGTTCTGTTTTCACACTTCTGAGATATGGACTTCACTCGTTCACTCTATGTGCTGTATTTGGTTGTTTTGATGCTTTGTTTCCATTTCTTTAGAATGGTGACTTCAAGTTGCTCACTCTGTGACCTTGTTTGGGTATATCTTTGCTGTGATTTGATCAACTCATACATTTTACAAGCAATCAATTTATGTTCACAACCAGTGTAGGCTAGTTGCTCTTAAATCTTAATGAACTACTTTCTAGTCACGAATGGTGACCAATAAATTCACCCGGCTAATTATgttacatttggtgggttttatatatttttagcTTCTACGTTAGTTGTTAGTGAGACTCGGTTGATTCCTGTGATTTTATTGTCATGCTTAGGTTTTAGTTGTTTTTGTCAATTCCTAGTTTGAAATTATTATGTTGAGAACTGGATTATGATTTGATGACATATTGTTTGGCTATAATACAATACTGGCATTAAAATTTGAAGTTTCATGTTTTATtagaatataatttttatttttggaaaTGATTTTCTTAATATTGGCATAATGGTAAATTTTAAGGGATGAAATAATGATACTGACTGTAGAATATAGGTGTGGATAGAAATTATAGTGAGAATAACCAAAATCttggaaattttattggcaTTTTGTAGGTTTTATGTCCTGGATTTTAATATTGGCTTATGGCTGCTTTCGAAATTGAAGATTTCTCTAGTTGCCCAGCATTTATCCCCTTTTTCAAATTGCTTTGTTTGATTGTCATTGTTCAATATTCTATAGCCTTTGCTGACTTTATTCGTATTTGGAAAACTATCAACAAAAAAGTTTGTAATTTGCTCCACCACATCCTCAATTTCAGGAGGCAGTGTTCTATACACGATTTATTTTGTGATTTGgcatttgaaattattttcattcATGCTGATTACCATAAACTAGGTGTCTACGCGATGTTTTTAACATCTCATTTGGTTTCAGGTACCTCAAGTACTTGACAAAGAAGTACTTGAAGAAACACAATGTGAGGGACTGGCTCAGGGTGATTGCTTCTAACAAAGATAGAAGTGTATATGAACTGAGGTACTTCAACATTGCAGAGAAtgaaggagaggaagaagattaGTCACTTGATCAGCTTAATCATCTGTGAACCTTGTTTACCCTTTTTATCTGTGTTAGCTTTTCTCACTAGACAAGTATTGCTTGAGATATATTGCTTTGATTACATTAGTTGCAATTTAACAGTTTTGTTTATCTAAATTGCGGTGCCTTTGATTGGGAGTATTTCATCTACTATACTGTCAAGTGTTAAGTTCTACCTTTGATACAATTGCATTGCCATATCATACTTCCCATAAATCTTTGTTTTCTATTCTTGGTTCTATAGTAACTCTGAGGTTTGCTCCTATAACCTTATGTAAATCCTTAAACCTCTCCTGATTAATTGAATTTTAGCGCTTCACATGTTTCATATAATACTACTTGAATGGAGGATTTGATATCATTGTGAATCTGTTCATGTACCTACTTTAGAAGCAATGCTAAAGTAATTAAACAATCTAGGTTACTTAATTGAAGCTGATGATGGGTTGAATTGAGTTTTATGAATTGTATCAATAAGAAAGGATAGCCAGCATTTGTCTCTGTTGAcgttctgattctgctttattATTAACATAGTCTGATAAGTTTTCTTTAAAGTTTAAGGCACCTATACATAGCTTGAGTCTCTGATTCTCTATGTATCTTAACAAATTTCATACTGTATAAAATTACCCTGCCTTAGTGATTGCCACGACGTTTCGCCACCACAGTTCAATTTCTTGCCTTTTCCAACCTTTTCCAAATATGGCAATCAGTTTCTTCTTAATTCgaagaattagttatttgtatGACTTCTTCAACATTTGTACCTGATGATGCATCATGAATTCATATTCACATGTACCTGTTGAATAGAGTAAAATCTATTTTGGCTATAAAAATTTGTTGTAATCTAATAAGACATGTAAAATGGTTGCGTAACCAAgtgaatttgtaattttttatagTGGTTTAGTACTTCATTCCTTAGACAAAGGGTTTGGGGCTCGAATCCTAagttttgtgaatgaaaaaaactTTTTGGTTAGACAATTTTATATACTTAAATTGTGGGTAAGAAATTAGTTTCATGATTATCCGTTGTTGATATTTTTTATCAGCTTTGATTCTTATGCtgaacaaataattttttttgggtacattaTGCTGAACAAATAATTTGATGTAgaatcaaatattaaataacTAATTTGATCTATAGTAAATTAGTAATTGAAACATGAACATAATACATGTAGTTTTTAAACGATAAAACAAATTTGTGTGCTCTAAtgttataatataaaatttattattaaacTCAATTGTATTTACAACATTatcaaatatatacaaataagCTCTAGCATAACTGGTAGATAGCTGGACGCCTAAGCATTTAATCCAATGACAGATTCAGAAATTTGATGTTGTAAGgacaatatatacatataaatttgtataattttttttaatatatattattagaaGTGAGtgcattttttaccaaaaaaatgacacaagtgaggacattttttaccaaagaagTCATCAAAactacatacttttactactcaagtgagggtATTTACTATTTAGCAATGTGGAATACAAATGAGGGCATTGAGCAATGTGGAACTGAAATGAaggcattttttttttaccaaaggagctataaaaaatcacatacttttactattcaattttttttctaatgattcTTTTCAAAATTAAGTGAGAGCACATGCCCTCATGGTGTGCTACTTAGATATGTCAGTGATCTAGTCCATGGTTTGATCTCTAGCTTATGAAGAATAATTTACTATGACATGTATTCACTTAATGttagagctgtcaatatgggttTCAACCCGCGGGTCAGCTCGACGGGTTGGCTAaatgagccgggttgggttAGTTAAATTCTAGCTCGAAAAGAACTTGGGTTAGTGCAACCCGGCTCGCTTGACCCGCGGGTTAGACGGGCCAACCCGCGGGTCAAGCGAGCCGACCCGTCGGATCAGagttatttttcattaaaaaaattattttatttctctttaattccaGGTTAGTTTTATGTATtaattttagatagaaaaatggaaattttaatttcttttaatttgagtcaattttttatgttttatttattgttattatattatttatctcattttaaatgtgacagtaaaataattgtgttcttaaatcctgtaaactaattttttttttctatatttcaaatgtgagataaaaataattgcgttgataaacctttttttatgagttgataccaatttctataagtatttttttgaaattattttttataacattttaaacaatttctaatccaatttcacaattttttatatttatttcactcaacCCGCGAGCCAGCCCGCCAACCTGCGAGCTCGTAGCGAGCCGGGTTGGGTTCATATTTTCCTGGCTCATTAAGACCCCGGgttgacacaacccaacccgttttcaacccaacccatacggGCTGACCCATATGGGCCGGGCTGGCCCGTATTAACAGTTCTACTTAATGTGAATAAAGATTGGTGTACATCTAAAGAGTGTAGAGCGTAGACCACTATAAAAAGATAAGTGATAAATGTGATGTGACCATATAAAAGAATTGAGAGAAAAAATGTGTGTTCCATGCGTTATTTGGTGAGTATAATTACTAGTTTGAAAATACTAATGTTTGGTTAACTACTCAATAGTTCTTGCTACTAGTGACATGTGTGTTTGTGGGGTTTAATACCGTCACAAAAGTGAGTGTTGTAGCATCAAAATGATTTACGTGCCAACGTTCATTTGAAAATGAACATTAATTCATTTAcactattatttattttcacctCATTCTCACCTAATTTTACTTTTACCTATCTTCCCATTTCATATTATATCACATATCACATATCGtgttttatctattttttctttcaatttcacTCATCCCTACTTTCACTCATATTTGGTGTTAACAAAAGATTATGCTTTGAGACTCTACTTCATAATGAGTCAAGTTACATTCACACTCTTTTACACGTGTAAATGGGGGTGGAAATAAGAGAGATAAGAAAAAgatagagaaaataaaaaatgtgataATGATataattggaaaataaaatagaGACAAGTAGAAAGTGAAATGAAAATAAAGTggaagtgtgaatgaatcataagTTCTTCATAGTGAAATAAATTAGAGTTGGTATACTTAGAATGAGGTTATAGGTGCATACTTGGGTGCCCATAAATTCAAACGAGTGTAGGCTACGGGAGTGAGTTGTACCAATAATATATGAACACTTAATGTGATAAGTGCTGACTAGATCATTTTTTAGACTATTTACGTTATGACCCTAGATCAATTTTAGCTTACTAAATATGTTCTCATCCGTTTTAATAATTATGTATTTTAAACTTTACCACTGTTAATATTACTTCCATCAAATTTGTATTCTGGGCCATATGAGTTTGTCTACCCCAATTCAAAATGAAGAATCTCTCTGATTTCCACCCCCTTCAGTTGCTACCACCACAAAATGTCTTTTTTTCACCCTTTTTCTGCATAAGAATATGTTCTGCAACTGCATGATGAGTGTTTTCATCAATACTCCAAAGCCTCTAGAAATTTTTGTTTTACCATGTATAATTCTCTCACAAGAACAAAAATAGCTAGCTTGTCCCAGTATAACGGATTTGGGACTGGGGCTCGTGACACCATGACGCCAACGCCAATTTGTGATaaacatgataaaaaaaaattatcttttcATTATAAACCGAATCACGATCAGTCTTATTATATGAATACACCACATGAATTTATTTCAGCAACAAATTTTTCGGGAATTGTTTTTTGCAGAAAACTAAAACACAGATCAATAACCATCAATTTTCAGATTCCATTGCAAATCACTGAATCGAGAAGATATAAACAAGAATGGAATCGGTTTCCAAAATCTGTGCGATAGAGATTGGGAAGAAGGGAAGAACCCTAAAACCAGAGGCAAAATGAAAAGAAGGTGAAAAAAAGTTGAAACCGATGAACATATATGAAACAAGGTGAAAAAGGTTAATCTCATTCAACATCCAATTTTTTCACCTAACATAAGGATTGAATTCGAAAAATAAAAGGTTCTGAGgttagtt is a window of Lotus japonicus ecotype B-129 chromosome 5, LjGifu_v1.2 DNA encoding:
- the LOC130720322 gene encoding 60S ribosomal protein L22-2, whose amino-acid sequence is MSRGGVAGAKGKKKSVSFTIDCAKPVEDKIMDIASLEKFLQERIKVGGKAGALGDAVTVTREKSKITVTSDSNFSKRYLKYLTKKYLKKHNVRDWLRVIASNKDRSVYELRYFNIAENEGEEED